Proteins encoded within one genomic window of Helicobacter sp. 'house sparrow 1':
- a CDS encoding TIGR02757 family protein, with translation MRDILEAYYHNRNQNEDFSTPDPLIVVRRYVTHPCFELIALACALFSYGRADSIVKFLQKLDFNLLQTDLATIKKANFPKYRFQSSQDIKEFFCILFKVHQSGGIKSIMIEGYKKDGIFGAINAGIDKLYGEWDCLQNSKGMKHLLSTPIPLDTLNSSPKKRWNLFLRWMVRKDLIDFGLWEEIPTRDLILPLDTHIFSICKKLKLSRGNTPNLKFAVSATQSLKKFDSNDPVKYDFALYRIGQEKQQF, from the coding sequence TTGAGAGATATTTTAGAAGCATATTATCATAATAGAAATCAAAATGAAGATTTTAGCACCCCAGATCCACTAATAGTTGTAAGAAGATATGTTACACATCCTTGTTTTGAACTCATTGCACTTGCCTGTGCTTTATTTTCTTATGGTAGAGCAGACAGTATTGTGAAATTTCTCCAAAAGTTGGATTTCAATCTTTTACAAACAGATCTTGCAACAATTAAAAAAGCTAATTTTCCAAAATATCGTTTTCAAAGTAGTCAAGATATAAAGGAATTTTTCTGTATTTTATTTAAGGTTCATCAGAGTGGGGGCATAAAAAGTATTATGATAGAGGGGTATAAAAAGGATGGAATTTTTGGTGCAATTAATGCAGGAATTGATAAGCTTTATGGGGAGTGGGATTGTTTGCAAAACTCCAAGGGAATGAAACATCTGCTCTCAACCCCAATTCCTTTAGACACACTTAATTCCTCACCTAAAAAGCGCTGGAATCTATTTTTGAGATGGATGGTAAGAAAAGATTTAATTGACTTTGGATTATGGGAGGAGATTCCAACAAGAGATTTAATTTTACCTCTTGATACCCACATTTTTAGTATTTGTAAAAAATTAAAGTTATCACGAGGCAATACCCCTAATTTAAAGTTTGCAGTTTCTGCCACCCAATCTCTTAAGAAGTTTGATTCAAACGACCCTGTAAAATATGATTTTGCACTTTATAGAATTGGGCAAGAAAAGCAACAATTTTAG
- the pgsA gene encoding CDP-diacylglycerol--glycerol-3-phosphate 3-phosphatidyltransferase has protein sequence MKNLPNILTTVRILSSILLLIVLINGADLGIQNPCIYAFLIFVIASITDFFDGFLARRYHLVSVFGEVFDPLADKMLILAAFVGLLVMQGANPWAVFLILSREFFITGLRVVVASTKQSVKASFLGKFKTVLQVVAISFLLLDLEGGMVLLWIATIVTLYSGLDYALRYYKSVK, from the coding sequence GTGAAAAATCTGCCTAATATTTTAACCACTGTCCGAATTTTATCATCCATACTTTTATTAATTGTTCTTATCAATGGCGCAGATCTAGGCATACAAAATCCTTGTATCTATGCCTTTTTGATTTTTGTTATTGCTTCTATTACAGATTTTTTTGATGGTTTTTTAGCAAGAAGATATCATCTAGTTTCTGTATTTGGAGAAGTATTTGATCCATTAGCTGATAAGATGCTTATTTTGGCTGCTTTTGTTGGGCTTTTGGTAATGCAAGGTGCAAACCCTTGGGCTGTATTTTTAATTCTAAGTAGAGAGTTTTTTATTACAGGACTAAGAGTTGTTGTAGCAAGTACAAAACAGAGTGTAAAAGCCAGCTTTTTAGGCAAGTTTAAAACTGTTTTGCAAGTCGTTGCGATCTCTTTTTTACTTTTAGATTTAGAGGGAGGAATGGTTTTATTGTGGATTGCTACAATAGTTACGCTTTATTCTGGTTTGGATTACGCGTTACGCTATTATAAGAGTGTTAAGTAG
- the rpmB gene encoding 50S ribosomal protein L28, with protein MARRCFFTGKGPMVGNNVSHANNKTKKRSLPNLRRVRVKLEDGTSMRIKVAASTLRTMKKRS; from the coding sequence ATGGCAAGAAGGTGTTTTTTTACAGGTAAAGGCCCTATGGTTGGGAATAATGTAAGTCACGCAAATAATAAAACAAAAAAGAGATCATTACCTAATTTAAGAAGAGTTCGTGTTAAATTAGAAGATGGCACTTCAATGCGTATCAAGGTTGCAGCTTCCACTTTGCGCACAATGAAAAAGCGTTCTTGA